The nucleotide window ATTAATATTGCTTGTGTTGAATTGGCCGGATAAGGAGCAATGAGTTAATGGCACTAGATCGATATGAACCTAGAGTTTTAGAACCAATCATAGTATATAAACGAGATTTGTTGTCCTCTGCCATCTTGCTCATGGCCAGCTGAGAAGAATAGGGAAAAAAGATAGGGAAAGAAATCATAACTTCTGGATTTCTGGGAGTTGCATAAACGATTTGATAATACTCTACAGTTACAAATCTAAAATCACACACACCCACTACAAGAGACTGAAACAACAAGGAAACATGGTCTTTAGCGGTTTGTACAAGAGAATTTTATTGAATTCTAAAGAATGATCGAGGAGGAGCTCTCTAATGCATCTCAAACTATTGTATAGAATGTTAAAGGCACGGGAAGGAAGTAGCTTGCTTGTGAAGCCACACCACTTGATTCAGCATTACTGAAGATTGCCTTTGTGTTTCCAAATAAGCTGGATAGGAACATGCTTATTTCCTCCTTAATTAGTGAGCCTGAGGCGCTTATTGAGATAGAGGAATTGCTAGCTCTCTGTCTGGCTATCTCTGCCTCCTGTTCAGGGGAAATCTCCCTTAAAACCACAGTCAGTTGGTATTTTGGTCTCACTTTAATTCAGAAATATGGTGGCAGATCGACATCTTAGTTAAGCATAGTTTGGACAATGAATTAGGAGCGTGTGGACTGGACACAAACCCTCTCTTTGTAAATCAAGTTTTGATGGATGATATGGATGGCCTGGTGAGGCCTAGGACTATTGTAACAGCTTTGGTCGAGTGAGGgtagattttctttctttttttctgggcTTTAATGCCCcatttaacccaaaaaaaaaaaaaacgatttaAATTTGCTTTTGTGATCATATCTCAAATAAGTCTTTACTCTTTCAAGTTAGGGTTCTTATCATAGATTCCGACCATATTTGGGTAGCTGGTTTGTTATTAATAGATTTCAGTCTTCTGCCCGCTTACAGTCGTGCGTTTCATTATTAATTAGCCTGTGTTGAGGATTCTGGGAGATCCTGGGATGGCCCGCCCAATAGTTATCTATTGTGGTTAGATCATATCCTAATTATTGCTACCTATTTTGATCAATTTAGGTCGATCAGTTGTCCAATTCAGCCTTCATCGTTAGAGATATTGACATGTCAGTCTCTTCTCTTTAGAGTGAAGATGTGTGGTGTGAGTTTAGAGTTGTTTGTCATTGGTTGTATTGTTGTAATCTCTTGCCAGGTACTGTAATTGTGGTGTAATAGCAACTTATTtaaatgaattttctttttatgaaaataaaaaataaaatgataagtGTATGACCTCTTCCCAACCTAATCAGTTTAGTACCTgtctaatttatttttgtcaGCGCGCTGTCCGTTAAAATGAAGCTCATGTCATGCAAACACGTGGCGTAAAGGAGGGGTATGATAGTCGAATGATAATTTGGAAAATGTTCTCTTGGATTTTTGTTGACATTGTCATATTACTCTGCAACTTTGAACCGTCCAAGAGCGCGATTTGTCACTCCCGCCATTAGGAGATAGATGGTGTCCACCAGAAGAACGTCGGCCTCTGCAACGCCGCCCCAACCTTATTCAAATACCCGAATCCTCAAAACCCCATTCTCTACCCCCAAAACCATCTCTACCTCCGTCAAATCGGTAATCCCCTAAACCCTGATTCTCTTTTCAGAATTTTTCCCCAATTGCTTTTACTTTTATTGggtctgttttgttttgtaggtATTATTGGATGATTGGTGGCTGGTCAAGGCTCAAGGAAAGGGCTTGGCTGTCGAAGGCTTGGCTAAAACACAGTAATTCCTTTGACCTTTACTATCTACTGCATTTTCAGCAATTTAGAACAAAACCCAGGAAGGTTTACTGATTTTTAGAGTGGATTTCAGTCAAAGTAACTAAATAAATAGGACCCTCTACAGGTTTTGTATTAATCCTTTACTTTGATGCCGTTGATCAAAGCAAAAGATTTGAAAGAGAAATGGACAAGTTGTTTCCTGGATGGGTtgaatattttgaaaatttacttGTCCTCACTGCATTTAGTTATGTCATTCTTAGCTATGTTTACCTTTATTTAATTAGCATTTTTTGGGTTTGTGTTTCTTGGTCTATTCATTATTACGAAACAACATTTCtcttaaattttgttttgttgtgtttttttcGTAACCAGTTTATGGTTCCTCTTTCCTGTTCCTATTGTGAAAGAGGGCCGTGAGAGATCGTTAACTTGAGAAAGAAACTAGCATTCTGATTTCTGATTTCAAAACTAGCTAGTTTGAATCATAAAAGTGTATCTAACAAGTGTCTTGTATATCCGGCTGTAATTAAAGAGCTATATCAGCAAGCTGTGGCTGTTTGTGTTTCTTCTACCAGTTTATTACTTGATCCACCTATGATAGTTTTACCACCCTTTATAAAGTTCTGGCACTGGGCTTGTGCATTACTATTGACTGATTAGATCTATATAATTTCTGTTTTAGATAAATGTGTTGATGATAATTCTTCATGTTTGTAGCTTTCCTGTTTTTTATGTGACAGGAGACCAGCAATAAGAACTTTTAGCTCGGCAGCAATTTCAAAGAGACATACCGCCACAATTCTTGAGACAACAGATGGCATCATTGTTACACTCTGTGGTTTCTTAAATATCTCCCGCACAGGTCAAAATGGTTTTCCGCCCGAGGTATGTCATACCTCACTTATGCTTCTCTCACCTCTTTACGCAGGACAAGTAACCCAGAACCCTAAATGTAAAGGAATAAAAGATATTAAATGCTATATCAAGATTAGATACATTTTGATTTAGGATCAGTATGTTCTAATTGCAATGCCTCCTTTATGGAAAAcatgaaaacaaaaatcatcACCCTGTATGAATGAAGCGATATTGATGCAGTCTTAAGCAAATTCACTGCATCTATATTTATTGATTTATTCCAAACTTACGTATATTGGTCTGTGCGTGTGTGTCTGTATTGACTTGTTTCAAATAAGGTTATGGCTGTATGGCTACTTCCAAATGAATTTAAGATTGTGCCAGCTAATCTAACAGGTATACAATCGCTATCTGCTTGGATTTCCATATGACTGGGAGGAGCATGCAGCTGGTTTATTGGTTCAAGGTTCTACTGACAAAAGTGCCTCAGCCAGAAATTCATCGTCTCAGAAGTTCATGTTTTCAGAAGACAGTGAAAGTAATCCGTTACCATTTTCTATAGCTGATGTCCCAGCGACAGTTACACGTGATTTTATAATGTCTTGTGTTGGAGATTCTGAACAATTGAAGACCATATTCGGTGATATACTGAGAACATCCGGGGACAATGTTTTTGGGGATACCACTCTGCAAATCAACTCAAACATGGAAGATAGTCATCCAATTGAAAATGTGAAATCTGGACGAAATGAAACACCCCCCATGGCTAAGAAGGTTCGGATTGATGATGACAAAAACAAGACTACAGACACATGTTTAAAAGGCAGCCAGAAATCTAAGGGAATGTGTTCCGGAAGAAACCAGACCAGCACGAAATCTGTACCCACAAGATCAAGCGCCAGGctgaagaatttgaaatgaTATGCAAGACGCATCTCTAACTTATGACTCAGAACTCAAGGGAGTGCATTAGCTCTAGATAATCTGTATGCACCAAGGCGAGGCAACATGCAGAAAGAAAGACGCACCTCCAACTCACGAATGAGAACTGAAGGGAATGCATTAGTTCTGGATGTTCTGTATGTAATCAAGTTAGCCATTTCTTTAGTCAGCAGTGTTTTAAGAAAGGCTTAAGCCACATTCCTTGTATActttatattatatatacttGTTTTTGAAGTAAGGAGCTGATCTTTTAGTAACGATTTGCAGGTCGTTTATTTATTGTTATGAAATTGAACTGGACTGGATTTATCTGATTCACTTTTAACCATGAGAATATTACAACTCTGACAACTTTTATGTGGAATACATTTCAACCTTGGCTGACATGAAGCCACTCCTCTTTGGACATAGAATCATGCGACCTAATGTGTGAATCGGGTATGAAATAACGTCAACACTTCCTTCAACCGAATCTGTGAACCCGTTTTACTTGCATATTGTTCAAACGACGAAGGATTGCATCAGTCTGGTTTGAGGCAGGGCTTGATTTGCACGCCCTTAGTACCTCTTTGATACCTTATACTTTTCTTCCAAGCAGACACAGTAGGCAGTTCAACATACGAGCTGCATTGGTGTCGGCTTGTGATTTGACTCAAaataatacaattgtcattgcCTCTTTGAATCCAGAGGTATCCAAAACTAACTACATGTCATTGAAGATTATTGATTACTCATTTACTCTGAACACTTGACAATTTGAACATTGTATTCAAAAGAAACAGAAGTTTGCATTTAGCAATAAGAACAAAAGAATCAGACTAACACAGACAGCTACAGATAAAGCTCatccctcttttttcttttttaacttcttttttgtAAAAGATAAAGCTCAGTAATTTCCTACAGTTAATTTGTGGGCTGAATTTAAAAGAATCATGTTTATCCATCTAACGTATATTACAAGAAATTACAGGTTCGCCTGCATCAGATTTGGCACTCTGTTTCCTGGCTACACAGGCACCCGTCGACCACGGTATCGATCAAAGAACTGCACATATGAAATGGAAAAAAGAGATTACATCAGAATGACACAACCGtaaggagaaaaagagaagagaaaaagaggagaTACACCCTGCATTCTACTCGATCATGCAAGAACTGCATGAACACAAGCCAGTTATCCTAGAGCAGTTGATACTACGGTATGGGTCTGCGAATTATAAGTTGTCCTCATGATTCACAAAAATCACTGCAATGTGAATGCTACCAAACTAATTAAGGTGTGGTTCTTGTATGTAACCAAGTAGTCTTCATTTCAAAAATGTGAAAAGTGAAAACCCTTGACAATAAATCTCAGAATTTCAAATAAGATGTCTTCCGGACTTCTATTTGTCATTAACTTATAAAAACAGGTGTAACGTCCATTCTTTGAGATTATAATTTTTAAATGTTGAGTCACCTTGACATGGACCATAAACTAATAATGCACTGCGACATCAATGGTAGAGACTCCAGACATCAGGGAAGTTAAAGCATTTCAGGCAAAATGAAGGTTCTAGGTCAAAACTGACAATTTCATGAAAAATTACGTCTCCTAACAATATATACATAGGGTTCTAACCCAACCAAGGAAACTAAGAGTTTTGAAACAAATCTTAAGATACGCCGACAACAAGGTAACAACAAAATCATTGGCCATACAAATAACCACTAGTTTTTGCTtttagtttttgacttttttgtttGATAAGAGCAAACAAACACTAATTGATTGGATGGAAGCACCAATCTGACCATTACCTAACTAAAGCTAAACCCATTTCAGAGATACATCATATTCAAATACTTTAGAAGCCAAAATTAATACTCTAACAAGTcccttttttttgggttaaaaataagaaaaggtCCAAAGACTTGCAGATTTGCTCCTTAGAAACTTCAATTTAACAAAAATCTAGTCAAACACCAAAGCATATTAAGATTATGGACAACTTACATTAACAAAAGAAGAGtagcataaaataaaataaaataaaaactgtcatcAGATTCTATACAAGGGAGATCTcattagggaaaaaaaataagtcATAACTT belongs to Rosa chinensis cultivar Old Blush chromosome 4, RchiOBHm-V2, whole genome shotgun sequence and includes:
- the LOC112198211 gene encoding uncharacterized protein LOC112198211, giving the protein MVSTRRTSASATPPQPYSNTRILKTPFSTPKTISTSVKSVLLDDWWLVKAQGKGLAVEGLAKTQRPAIRTFSSAAISKRHTATILETTDGIIVTLCGFLNISRTGQNGFPPEVYNRYLLGFPYDWEEHAAGLLVQGSTDKSASARNSSSQKFMFSEDSESNPLPFSIADVPATVTRDFIMSCVGDSEQLKTIFGDILRTSGDNVFGDTTLQINSNMEDSHPIENVKSGRNETPPMAKKVRIDDDKNKTTDTCLKGSQKSKGMCSGRNQTSTKSVPTRSSARLKNLK